The DNA sequence TAAAAGTGgcagacaaaaaaaaaatatctgtacTTGTTGATGATAAACATGCAAATGATGAGAGCTGGTATTTCTACGATCCCGCTAATGCCGAGGTTCAGGAACTGGTTACCATGGAGCTGGGGTGTGGCAAAAAGAATTCCAAAGTAGCACACACTGTCAGCAGTCCTACAAAAATAAAACGAGACACGTCTGAATAAAAGGGATGTCACTTCATGAGGTAGATCAGTAGAATGCACGTCGGGTTAATGCAAGGAATCCCCCAGAATGAACTTAATCCATAAGGTTCATGAAAATCGAAatagaaacatttattttgatttcataaTAGAAACAACAAGTTTATGAAGTTGGAATGATAATCATCCATACAAGATTGAACCATAAAGAAACTATGGTTCAAATAAAGTTATATTGCCTTTTTTTCAGTGTGCACTAAAAACTGGATCAGGTAGTAAAAGTtgcaagaggcccatgggcctcatcgctcacccgagtcaccttagCCCAACTCTGAAGATTTTCCAttaatatttgcatgtaaaaccttagtccctattgtggccccaacctactcccttggggccatgatttttacaaacttaaatctacactatgtcaggaagctttcatgtaaatgtcaacttctttggcacaatggttcttgagaagaagatttttaaagatttccccatcatatttctatgtaaaactttgatcccctattgtggccccaacctacccccagggggccatgatttgaccaaacttgaatctgcactatgtcaggaagttttcatgtaaatatcagctcttctggctcattggttcttgagaagaagatttttaaagattgttcctatatatttgtatgtaaaactttgatcccctattgtggccccaacctactctcggaggccatgatttgaacaaacttgaatctgcactatgtcaggaagctttcaattAAATGTAAGCTCTtgtggcccattggttcttgagaagaagatttttaaatgaccctaccctaattttgcatttttctgattatctcccctttgaagggggcatggcccttcatttgaacaaacttgaaaaccatTTAAATCTGACAGAGAACAGATGGTAAAATGAAAAGAACATGCTACATGTAATGTAACTGAAATATCTTCTGATATTATTCAATCACCAGTCAGCTGATATTATTCATTGTATTGCCATGAAAAATTTGGTTTGTAACATCAGATTTGGGTTTGTAACATCAAGATTTAGGCGTCTAAATCGACATGTCTAGAAGAAATATTTACCacaaataaaacataattaGGGTGTATCGTCTCAGATTCGGTGTCTTGAAGAGGTCAAGGACAGTGAACTTCTTTCTTTCCTTGACTCTGAGAAGACCCTCCTGACTCTGACCCACGCCCGGGGTCTCCTCAGGCTCAGGTGCCGGGACCTCCAAAAGATCGGAAGAAATGGTCTTGTTGTTCACTTTGGCAGCAAACTTGGCGACTGATTTTGCCTTGTTATACTTCTTGTTTGCTATCAGCCACTGAATGGACTCTGGCAAAAACCTAAAACAGAGCTAGTTATTTTTTACAGAAGTATAAAATATGTCATGGACTTCTGCATACTACAAAAGAACTTTCTGAAATCACCTATGAGGGAAAAGGATATTCCGTAAATCGTAAATTTGACCAGGATACTGATATAAACTGAATGATTTGGACATACCAGGCATAAACAATAGTGAGAAAGTTTGGAATGGAAATGACCAGCTCAAGCGTCCTCCAGTCGCGTATGTAGTAACCCAGTAAAGCTAGGACGACCAGCCCCACCCCCCAGGAACAGTTGATGCCCACTGACGGGAAGGAGCGACTGGAAGCTGGAAACATTTCTGTCACCATGACGTAGGTTGTCAAGGCAATAGGCTACAATAAACAATTACATTCATACATCTTTCacagaaaacatcaatacacTCTAAAATGGTTTCGAAATAATACTGTACCTTAGACATTAAATAATTTCAGATTACCCAGTACATATACACAAAACCTGCACAACAAATTACTTTCATACCAAGACATATTGTATAATCCTACTTTAAGAATTTCCCCCCGAAatcaagtaattttttttagaaacaattatgcacctccccccccccccccccccccccctgtggaaatattgaaaatattaactTTTCATTAAGAATGCCTGTAGTGATAGTGAAAATTATGGGACAAccataacaagaggtactgtgagcaatgctcactaagaataccccccgcttaccccaatctcccaaagggtgttggtaataggtataaactacctcttttctgagtgtaaaaaacaaatggaatgacaaaccgaaccatattgctacttcgatgtccagtgcgcgtgacctttgaccttttgaccccaaaattgatagggaacatcttcatcccatgggtagtccatatgtatgatatggtgacggtaggtggaaaggataacgctttagagcccggaaaccatattgctacttcgatgtccagtgcatgtgacctttgaccttttgaccccaaaatcaatagggaatatcttcatcccatgggtagtccatatgtatgatatggtgacggtaggtggaaaggataatgctttagagcccggaaaccattgcgtctacagacggacggacagacagatggacaacccgattccagtatacccccccccccccgcaacttgttgtggggggtataataataagTTTGATCTTTctagatactgagcagacatttcCAAATAACCAGCAATTCgaatcatgacctttgacctagtgatcTGAAAACCGATGGGGGCCATCTACTCTTTAGGGGGACCctgcgtaccaagtttgatgtctgtcaaggaaatgGCTCTCAAGTTATCGAGTGGACAACATCAtgatatgtccagtttgactcttgaacTATGATCTTGTGATCTCAAAATTGGTATGCATCATTTACTCCCTAGGtagaaccagtgtaccaagtttgatatctgtcaagcaaagcattttcaagatattaagcagacagtatctttctatgtccagatttacctttgacctgaaaatcaataggggtcatctactctctatGAGCAActaatgtaccaagtttggtaaccgtcaagcaaagggttctttagatattgagtggacattcACAAAACTTTGTCTATTGaccaaccgacaggtgcaaaacaccATGCCCCCTCTTCTTCAATGGGGGAGGGAGGCATAATTTAAAAGACTGTAATTCAACAACCTAAAAATCCATGAAATGCATATTCGACATGCATGCctctacattacatgtatgtttcataaaataaaaaatatttaactgACAGAGtccaacaacctgtaattttctcaaaaataaaaaaatccttACCAAAGCACGTCTTCAATACTAATACAAACCGTCTTTAAAATAggaggtcctcacttgaaaacagTGGGAGGAATTAAGATGGACAAATTATGAACCCTTTcatataacattaaatttcaaataaaggggcaaaactcctgcaagagaggtcgaaatggataaaaattgcaatatgatcTAGGGTGATCGACAAAGAAGCTACAccgcaagtttcagcttgatatatGACTGAACAATTAAATACAAAAAGAAAACCCAGAACGGATGGACATATAAATATTGTTGTACCATGCGAGTGGTTATTGCCGGTCAGCGGCTCCCGCTACTGTCTGGTCTGTCATCTGATTTATGCTTATTGGTACTTCTATATATCTGTGGAATGCAAAAACAAATGATTCTATGATATATCAATTACCTGGTCATGAAAACATACATACCATGTTCAATACAGCAATGAAAAATCTCAGCACGGTGAACATGACATAACTGCTGGAAAAGGCAGCTCCTATCCCAATGGCCCCCTGTATCCAGAGCATCACTAGAATGACCCACTTCCTGCCGAATTTATCTGATAGCGGAGTCAGACACAGCGCTCCCAGTGTATTTCCCACCATGTAAATAGTGGACGATAGGTCCACCAGGAAATTGTCATCACAGACCAAGTCCCACTGTCAAAAGAATGTCAGAGTCAGCAAACAAAGGACAAGTCCCACTGTCAAAAGAATGTCAGAGTCAGCAAACAAAGGACAAGTCCCACTGTCAAAAGAATGTCAGAGTCAGCAAACAAAGGACAAGTCCCACTGTCAAAAGAATGTCAGAGTCAGCAAACAAAGGACAATGCTTTGTTTCGGGAATTCCAAACACAGATTTTTCTGATCTTTCCCGATTCTCCAATTGTTCAGAAATCTATGCATGATCGGAGACAAGGAAGAACAAGAACAGGGTCACTGATAATAAACTTAATCTATTCGAAGATTTATTGTTCAAAGAAATTTTTTAGTTTTTGGTTTTAAGTTTTTGGTCATTACAGAGAATTGCTCTTAAATCTCAAATAGattgataaaaataatccaATTAATCCATATCAATACACCCAATTGTCTTAAGAAATCTAAATAAGAAAGcacatgtgtttgtgtgtgtgtttggggggtggggggggggatggggggAGGGgagtgggtgggggggggtgtaaaACTTTTTCCTTACAGATTTTTACCTCTGATAAGACGGTTGACTCAAATTCACTTCCGTATGTCCAGCCTTGGTCACATGACACGCTGTGATTGGTTGTTGGAGATTTCATCAAACACTTTTCATAGCCTCCAGTTGAGTCCAAAGGAATAATGGCATCAACTGTCTCATTTGCAGGCACCTGTTGAGGAAATGTGAAAAGCATTAACTTGTAATTCAAATCTATAGAGAATACAAGAAATGTAATTCTGTCTGAGTAGACAACTACCATTACATTACAATTATGAGTACTGAGACATTACATTACAATGATAAGTAGTGagatattatacatttattgcatgatagtgagggagatatgaagatttattcacccaagaaaaatcattcatgcaataaattgtttattatactgaaacaaagcaagactacaaaagtgcatttgatattggagtccgctcatctatacattgtatgtattgGCTGAGATCatcctaacggtaacaccgcgccgtcaacgtattatgTAGAAAGtacaaacaatgaaatacagtgatatgataaccagtttttgcaTTTCCATTCCCCTTGAAACACTGATTTAcgtgcttgtttttgtatcaaccaaaaccatgcGATTTTACTATATATCAGAggcccgcatattttgtgccttacgaactatgaaagtagaatgattCAGACttaatatgacatcacaatacacTTCGTATACTTTGATGTTAAAtgtatggaaaatgcacgaggctgcctaaggggtaaatatgatggGGAAATATGATGCTTGAGAGGGAGATATAAGTTTTATCATCCCTGGCATGTGACTGtgtagaccaatcagattatgcGTTGCAGAGAATTCTCATAATGTGGTATAACACAATTTACATATGAGATATTACCTTACAATGATGACCGGGGTCTCCTCCCAGAAATAGAATAACCATCACAGGCCATGCGCCTCTCATGTAAATAAACGAAACACAAAGGAAAAACAGGATCTGGAACAGTCCAAACCTTCCAAGGCTCTCCAAAATTCGATCAGCATCCATCTGTAACACACAAACACTCAGTACAGCATCTACACCACACAAACAGTCAGTACAACACACAAACACTCAGTACAACACACAAACACTCAGTACAACACACAAACACTCAGTACAACATCTGTAACACACAAACACTCAGTACAACATCAACAACACACAAACACTCAGTACAACACACAAACACTCAGTACAACACACAAACACTCAGTACAACATCTACAACACACAAACACTCAGTACAACATCTACAACACACAAACACTCAGTATAACACACAAACACTCAATACAACATCAACAACACACAAACACTCAGTACAACACACAAACACTCAGTACAACACACAAACACTCAGTACAACACACAAACACTCAGTACAACATCTACAACACACAAACACTCAGTATAACACACAAACACTCAATACAACATCAACAACACACAAACACTCAGTACAACACACAAACACTCAGTACAACACACAAACACTCAGTACAACACACAAACACTCAGTACAACATCTACAACACACAAACACTCAGTACAACACACAAACACTCAGTACAACACACAAACACTCAGTATAACACACAAACACTCAGTACAACATCTACAACACACAGACACTCAGTACAACACACAAACACTCAGTACAACACACAAACACTCAGTACAACATCAACAACACACAAACACTCAGTACAACACACAAACACTCAGTACAACACACAAACACTCAGTACAACACACAAACATTCAGTACAACACACAAACACTCAGTACAACACACAAACATTCAGTACAACACACAAACACTCAGTACAACACACAGACACTCAGTACAACATCTACAACACACAAACACTCAGTACAACATCTACAACACACAAACACTCAGTACAACACACAAACACTcagtacaacacacacacacactcagtACAACACACAAACACTCAGTACAACACACAAACACTCAGTACAACACACAAACACTCAGTACAACATCAACAACACACAAACACTCAGTACAACATCAACAACACACAAACACTCAGTACAACACACAAACACTCAGTATAACACACAAACACTCAGTACAACACACAAACACTCAGTACAACACACAAACACTCAGTACAACACACAAACACTCAGTACAACACACAAACACTCAGTACAACACACAAACACTCAGTACAACACACAAACACTCAGTACAACATCTATAACACACAGACACTCAGTACAACATATACAACACACAGACACTCAGTACAACATCTACAACACACAAACACTCAGTACAACATCTACAACACACAAACACTCAGTACAACACACAGACACTCAGTACAACACACAAACACTCAGTACAACACACAAACACTCAATACAACATCTATAACACACAGACACTCAGTACAACACACAAACACTCAGTACAACACACAAACACTCAGTACAACACAAAAACACTCAGTACAACATCTACAACACACAAACACTCAGTACAACACACAAACACTCAGTACAACATCAACAACACACAAACACTCAGTACAACACACAAACACTCAGTATAACACACAAACACTCAGTACAACACACAAACACTCAGTGTAGTTAAGAAG is a window from the Ostrea edulis chromosome 5, xbOstEdul1.1, whole genome shotgun sequence genome containing:
- the LOC125651446 gene encoding solute carrier family 22 member 4-like — encoded protein: MDADRILESLGRFGLFQILFFLCVSFIYMRGAWPVMVILFLGGDPGHHCKVPANETVDAIIPLDSTGGYEKCLMKSPTTNHSVSCDQGWTYGSEFESTVLSEWDLVCDDNFLVDLSSTIYMVGNTLGALCLTPLSDKFGRKWVILVMLWIQGAIGIGAAFSSSYVMFTVLRFFIAVLNMPIALTTYVMVTEMFPASSRSFPSVGINCSWGVGLVVLALLGYYIRDWRTLELVISIPNFLTIVYAWFLPESIQWLIANKKYNKAKSVAKFAAKVNNKTISSDLLEVPAPEPEETPGVGQSQEGLLRVKERKKFTVLDLFKTPNLRRYTLIMFYLWTADSVCYFGILFATPQLHGNQFLNLGISGIVEIPALIICMFIINKVGRRRPVIFFLLLSGISNIITIFIPKETGSGTDLVWLQITMAMIGKFGITGAYSLSYLYSTEIFPTVVRNHALGLSSFFENLGGIAAPLIVYATSTSDNYIPLVVFGVIMVVGAILAYFLPETHKKPLPETIDDIENVTRGAATQTEDTYL